The Chitinophaga lutea genome contains the following window.
AACAGTTGCTCAAAGCGGCCAGGCCACCGTGTCAGTAGCGCCAGGGGGAGTTGTCAATACCGCTGCTAACGAGGCCGCCGCTCAAACGAACGCCACAATCCAAGCAGGTGCGGCCGTTCAAACGAAAGCCGCCTCCCAAACGAATGCAGCCATCGGGACCGGAACGGCCATCGGTAACGATATTCACACGAAAGCTGCCGCACAAACGAACGCCGCAATCGAAGCTGGCACAGATATCCAAACGAAAGCCGCTACCCGAACGAATGCTGCGATCGGAACCGCTACTGCCATCGGCACGGGTGTTCAAACCGAAACCGCCGCGAAAACCGATGCCGCCATTACCACAACCAAACAGGCCGGCACAGCAGCGGGCGCAAAGGCCGAAAAAGTTAAGGGCACGTTAATCAATACCGGTAAATCCGGCCTTAACACCGCTAACGGCGTGAATGCCACGGTGAACAACGCGTTAAGGATACAGGCGGCGCCGGTTAAAGTGAACACCCGCATCGTGGGCGGAGCAGGCCTCGGTATTTTCTGATTTCAAAAACGGACGGATTTTTGCTGGTAATCGCCGGCAAAAATCTGTTATTTTTATACCCGATGGGGAGATTCGCAATTTATATGTGTATGTTTTGGGGGGCAGTGCTGCTGACCGGTACCGCTGTCGCCTCAGGCCGCGGACCGGGCCTGTACACCGTTCCGGCTGCGCTGGATTCGCTGCCGGCCCCGGCCAGATCTGCCGAAAAGCCAAATGAAAAACCGGGAGAAATCAAACCGCCTGATATCATCAAGGAGGTGCCAAAGTCGAGAAGAAAAATAAAACCTATTGCCGTACCGGCGCCTTTGCCGGTGAAGCCAATCCGGATCATCAAACCGAAAATCATCAAAACGAAGGTTGGATTGATCGGCTAACCAATAAATATCCGACATGAGATATGTTCTGACATTATCCATCATATGGTTGTGCAGCCTGTCTGCCTATGCGCAGACCGACAGTGCGGCGGCTGCCGATAAAAAAACAACGTTCACGATCGGCGCGCTGTACACCAACAACGCCAGCTACTACGGCCAGAAAGCCGAAGAAGCAATGCCCTACGTAGCCGCCAGTGCGGCGCTGCGGTTCGGCTCCGGCATCTATTTCACCGGCACGGCCTTCCGCCTCCTGAACGATTCGGGCAGGGTGGTATCCGCCGGTAGTGCGGGGGCGGGGATAGCCTTTAATCTGTCCAAAAAACTGACGGCCGATCTGGGGTACAGTTACACCTTCTATCCCGCCAACTCGCCGTTTTTACAGGCCGCCAGCCCTCACAGCGCCAACGCCTCACTGCAATACGAATATTTTTTGACCAGCGGGCTGCAGCTCGATTATAATTTCGGTAAAGAACAGGATGCGTTCCTGACCTTCAGCACGGAAAAACTCATCAGCCTCGGCAGCCTGGCAAAGGGGAAGGATCTGATCACCCTCACGCCGGCCGTCGAAATCACCGGCGGCAGCCAGCGGTTTTACCAGACGTACGTGACGGAGAAACGGTACCGCGACAGTATCCTCGGCCTTCCTGTTCCCCCGATTTTCAATGTGCCCGGCACCGGAACGGAAACGACGACTACCACCAGTTCCGCCACCCGGTTCAGCATGCTGTCGTACAACCTGCGGGTGCCGCTGGCGTACAACCGGGCGCATTATATGATCGAAGCGGCCTACCAGCTGTCTGTGCTCGATAAAAACGCGCAAACAGGGGGTGGTACGGCCAACTCGTTTTTCAGCTGCAGCATTTATTACCAGTTTTGATAACATGAAAGTACTGATCGTGGAAGATGAACGGGCGATGGCATTGGAAATGGAAGCATTTCTGAAAAAGTCGTTCTACGTATGCGACCTCGCCTTCACGGCCAAACAGGGACTACTGAAAATGGAGGAAGGGCCGTACGATTTTATTTTGCTCGACCTGGGGCTGCCCGATAAAAGCGGGCTGCTGGTGCTGGAGGAAGCAAAGAAAAATTGCCCGGGTGCCTCGTATATTATTTTGTCGGCCCGCGGCGAGCTGGAAGACCGGATAAAGGGCCTCGACCTGGGCGCGGACGATTACCTGCCCAAGCCGTTTTCGCTGCTGGAGCTGCATTCCCGGATGCAGGCCATTTCCCGCCGGAAGTTCGGGCTGCAGGATTCCACGGTGCCGTTGGGCGATTTCCGGATCGACCTCACCAAACGGCTGGTGTTCTGTAACGAGGCGGAAATCGAATTGTCGAGAAAGGAGTTCGACCTGCTCAGTTACCTGCTGCTGCATAAAAACCGCCCGCTTACACGCATGCAGCTGAGTGAGCACATCTGGGGGAACTTTTCGGACGATGATTACGATTCCAATTATATCGATGTGCATATCAAGAACATCCGGAAAAAACTGTCTGCTTTTTCTTCTGTGGAATGGCTCCAGACCATCCGCAGCGTCGGTTATAAAATAAAAGCCTGAGCGTGAAGCTGTTTACCAAACTCACACTGTTTATCACGCTGTCCAAACTGGCCATAGTGGTGCTGTTTGTATTATTGCTGCCTTTGCTGGTAGACAGGATCGCTGTGCAGTACAACGATTATTACCTGCGGGAACAAAAGAAAAAGGTGCTGGACGTGATCGGCCAGAACGGCATAGATGCCTATCTGCAGGGCGAAGCGAGCTACGGCAGCTATACGATGCTGAAGGAGGAATACATATCCCTGGAGCCCGCCGGTAAAATCATCCTGCCCGATACTATTGCCACCCTGCGACGTGTGGTGGAAGAAGATACGCTCACCTACCGCGTGCTCAGCCATGTTTTTTATTACGACAGCAGCCGGTACATCCTGGAAGTGGGCAAAACCACCGCCAGTATCGGGCAGTACAACCGGCCGCTGCAAAAAATGGCGCTGTACATTCTCATTGGCCTGATCGTCAGCACCATCCTCCTCGACCTCGTGTACACCCGGTTGCTCCTCCGCCCGCTGGGTGCCATCAT
Protein-coding sequences here:
- a CDS encoding response regulator transcription factor; amino-acid sequence: MKVLIVEDERAMALEMEAFLKKSFYVCDLAFTAKQGLLKMEEGPYDFILLDLGLPDKSGLLVLEEAKKNCPGASYIILSARGELEDRIKGLDLGADDYLPKPFSLLELHSRMQAISRRKFGLQDSTVPLGDFRIDLTKRLVFCNEAEIELSRKEFDLLSYLLLHKNRPLTRMQLSEHIWGNFSDDDYDSNYIDVHIKNIRKKLSAFSSVEWLQTIRSVGYKIKA